A DNA window from Hydra vulgaris chromosome 13, alternate assembly HydraT2T_AEP contains the following coding sequences:
- the LOC100210830 gene encoding transcriptional repressor p66-beta isoform X1, giving the protein MSISLECETRSLDQRSTYVEEESDSKKLPEPLKADLYIKKPTDNGVNHQLNRMSNVTFETIQPSYLAESNTHSTNGDFHDVDLEDEERLLVDESTNDDQLEVSDNEEKLLLSDDENSAGSECKTNIDSEKNKIKCFSPVNEENLSKSQFINCEITSELQQNNDNENLLSAELNECHHSVAAADTSKESRIAEQLTKVELLKDELKCEEAALIFLKKIVESQQENIYGKVNCGSSNLHSRQITHVPKGNASSKQLPLQPNKSNQPNQQSQKYYIQVGNQLVPAPAAGTPGTNQSNQYINTPNGSQSSQPQSQKQTSIPPKISAEQKQNAAKTALHRQLEQTLLQIPPPRPPPADWKAIPNVNSMDFMMLVGLDEVVDSILEMDSKPTIKKALAELIPYNPRVCNQCNVDFSPCWKSKDGEDFVLCERCALQNIKRDLKAEHTKRLKDAFLKALTQEQEIEERIKAGEEVNIPNLTSNDKIERINQPSPTFLHQIPLISLPQTHPIIQPSHLPQHVQSPTESRNQPSANNHHHRPVSNHHQHKIVSHYPHHTSLVQQLHHQHIQQQQHEIEPQRHSSSRWHPYMSTSSHHHREHGHHRSYNPSPSSGDITNHQEYYVVHHPQHSSVRYISR; this is encoded by the coding sequence aatgaGTAATGTTACTTTTGAAACCATTCAACCAAGTTATCTGGCAGAATCTAATACTCATTCTACAAATGGTGACTTCCATGATGTTGATTTAGAAGATGAAGAAAGATTGCTTGTTGATGAGTCAACAAATGATGATCAATTAGAAGTAAGCGATAATGAGGAAAAACTTCTTCTAAGTGACGATGAAAATTCCGCAGGTAGTGAATGTAAAACTAATATTGacagtgaaaaaaataaaataaaatgtttctcaCCTGTAAATGAAGAAAACTTATCAAAAAGTCAGTTTATTAACTGTGAAATAACTTCTGAACTACAACAAAATAATGACAATGAAAATTTACTTTCTGCAGAATTGAATGAATGTCATCATTCTGTTGCTGCTGCAGATACAAGTAAAGAAAGTCGTATTGCTGAACAACTCACAAAAGTTGAGTTACTCAAGGATGAACTAAAATGTGAAGAAGCAGCTTTaatattccttaaaaaaattgtagaatcTCAACAAGAAAATATATATGGCAAAGTAAACTGTGGGTCCTCTAATTTACACTCAAGACAAATAACACATGTGCCAAAAGGAAATGCATCTTCAAAACAATTGCCCTTACAACCTAACAAGTCAAATCAACCAAACCAACAAAGTCAAAAGTACTATATTCAAGTTGGCAATCAGTTAGTACCAGCGCCTGCTGCTGGCACTCCAGGGACTAACCAATCAAATCAGTACATAAATACCCCAAATGGTTCTCAAAGTTCTCAACCTCAATCTCAGAAACAAACTTCTATACCACCGAAGATATCAGCAGAGCAAAAACAAAATGCTGCAAAAACAGCTTTACATCGTCAGCTTGAACAAACACTTCTTCAAATACCACCTCCTAGACCACCTCCAGCTGATTGGAAAGCCATTCCTAATGTGAACAGCATGGATTTTATGATGCTAGTAGGTCTGGATGAAGTTGTTGACTCTATATTAGAAATGGATTCAAAAccaacaattaaaaaagcattagcTGAATTGATTCCTTACAATCCTAGAGTTTGCAATCAGTGCAATGTAGATTTTTCTCCATGCTGGAAAAGCAAAGATGGGGAAGATTTTGTTTTGTGTGAAAGATGTGCtctgcaaaatattaaaagagaCTTAAAAGCTGAGCATACTAAAAGATTAAAAGACGCTTTTCTCAAAGCTCTTACGCAAGAGCAAGAAATAGAAGAGAGGATAAAAGCTGGTGAAGAAGTTAACATACCGAACTTAACAAGCAATGATAAAATTGAGCGTATCAATCAACCATCACCAACATTTCTTCACCAAATACCACTTATTTCGTTACCACAAACGCATCCAATTATCCAACCTAGTCACTTACCTCAGCATGTGCAAAGTCCTACAGAATCTCGGAACCAGCCTTCTGCTAATAATCACCATCATCGACCTGTCAGCAATCATCATCAGCATAAAATAGTATCTCATTATCCTCACCACACTTCACTTGTTCAACAGTTACACCACCAACATATTCAGCAACAACAGCATGAAATCGAACCTCAGCGTCACAGCTCTTCTAGGTGGCATCCTTATATGTCTACATCCAGCCACCATCACCGTGAGCATGGACACCATCGTAGTTATAATCCATCTCCATCTTCAGGTGATATTACAAATCATCAGGAGTATTATGTAGTTCATCATCCTCAACACTCAAGTGTCAGGTATATTAGTCGATAA